The Engystomops pustulosus chromosome 1, aEngPut4.maternal, whole genome shotgun sequence genome has a window encoding:
- the LOC140122402 gene encoding posterior protein-like: MDNLQAKVDELSLRNEDLDKQLHERRLSSVSTETHTHSLEREIHQRDVIITSLEGQLSETMAQLCKQKEQIRSLQLQNQTCHKATDVCIATPEGWSDEHNLIPADKSPTLTIQDRLHLCQVIGEWDTNESPIIVSNKFEAVVKQYNLCNKDAWSLLQAWLPGPLATQLSSTHMGDDDSGADLRRKELQRIMGGRDVRGENTLRRYRFRTGDDPLIFCNKYLTLFRSVYNCPDMSQEDSDFLYSMANQCNVNYTTKVALRNATSLENFINILRDWCQESNKRDEPSGYLSTEYRARRTRYVRYCYGCGRPQHIKRFCNVNNANHGTHYNSLYTEIDAIEPETNQNTVITETCNKVVG; the protein is encoded by the exons ATGGATAATCTACAAGCAAAGGTGGATGAGCTGTCTTTAAGAAATGAAGATTTGGATAAGCAGCTACATGAGCGTAGATTAAGTTCTGTTTCTACTGAAACTCATACACATTCCTTAGAAAGGGAGATCCATCAGAGGGACGTGATAATTACCTCACTAGAGGGTCAGTTGTCTGAAACAATGGCCCAACTGTGTAAACAAAAAGAACAGATCCGGTCCCTCCAACTACAGAACcagacctgccataaagcaaCAGATGTTTGCATTGCTACACCCGAGGGTTGGAGTGATGAACACAATCTAATACCTGCAGATAAGTCTCCAACACTCACCATCCAGGATAGACTACATCTGTGTCAGGTTATTGGAGAATGGGATACAAATGAATCACCAATAATTGTATCCAATAAATTTGAAGCTGTGGTGAAGCAATACAACTTGTGTAATAAGGATGCCTGGTCTCTGCTCCAAGCATGGCTTCCTGGGCCTCTGGCCACACAattgtcatctacacacatgggaGATGATGATAGTGGTGCAGACTTAAGAAGGAAGGAATTGCAGCGTATCATGGGAGGGAGAGATGTAAGGGGTGAGAATACCCTGAGAAGATATAGGTTCAGGACAGGTGATGACCCCCTTATTTTCTGTAACAAGTACCTGACCTTATTTAGGAGTGTTTACAACTGCCCGGATATGTCTCAGGAAGACTCTGATTTCCTCTATTCAATGGCAAATCAGTGTAATGTGAATTACACCACAAAGGTTGCCCTTAGAAATGCCACATCTCTAGAGAACTTTATTAATATACTCAGAGACTGGTGTCAGGAGTCTAACAAAAGGGATGAACCATCAGGATATCTGTCTACAGAGTACAGAGCTAGGAGGACGAGATATGTCAGGTATTGCTATGGATGTGGGAGACCACAACATATTAAACGTTTCTGTAATGTAAATAATGCAAACCATGGTACACATTATAATTCATTGTATACAGAAATTGATGCCATTGAGCCTGAGACCAACCAGAACACAGTGatcacagagacat GCAACAAGGTGGTTGGCTGA